A part of Carettochelys insculpta isolate YL-2023 chromosome 1, ASM3395843v1, whole genome shotgun sequence genomic DNA contains:
- the GPR85 gene encoding putative G-protein coupled receptor 85 — MANYSHAADNILQNLSPLTAFLKLTSLGFIIGVSVVGNLLISILLVKDKTLHRAPYYFLLDLCCSDILRSAICFPFVFTSVKNGSTWTYGTLTCKVIAFLGVLSCFHTAFMLFCISVTRYLAIAHHRFYTKRLTFWTCLAVICMVWTLSVAMAFPPVLDVGTYSFIREEDQCTFQHRSFRANDSLGFMLLLALILLATQLVYLKLIFFVHDRRKMKPVQFVAAVSQNWTFHGPGASGQAAANWLAGFGRGPTPPTLLGIRQNANTTGRRRLLVLDEFKMEKRISRMFYIMTFLFLTLWGPYLVACYWRVFARGPVVPGGFLTAAVWMSFAQAGINPFVCIFSNRELRRCFSTTLLYCRKSRLPREPYCVI, encoded by the coding sequence ATGGCGAACTACAGCCATGCAGCTGACAACATTTTACAAAATCTCTCTCCTTTAACAGCCTTTCTGAAACTGACTTCACTGGGTTTCATAATAGGAGTCAGTGTGGTGGGTAACCTTCTGATCTCCATTTTGCTAGTCAAAGATAAGACCTTGCATAGAGCTCCTTACTACTTCCTGTTGGATCTTTGCTGCTCAGACATCCTCAGATCTGCAATTTGTTTCCCGTTTGTTTTCACCTCAGTAAAAAATGGCTCTACTTGGACGTATGGGACTCTTACTTGCAAAGTGATTGCCTTTTTGGGGGTTTTGTCCTGCTTCCACACTGCTTTTATGCTGTTCTGCATAAGTGTCACCAGGTACTTAGCTATTGCCCACCACCGGTTTTATACAAAAAGGTTGACTTTTTGGACTTGTTTGGCGGTTATCTGTATGGTGTGGACCCTTTCTGTAGCTATggctttccccccagttttagaCGTGGGCACCTACTCATTCATTAGGGAGGAGGACCAGTGCACCTTCCAGCATCGCTCTTTCAGGGCCAATGATTCTTTGGGATTTATGCTTCTTCTTGCCCTTATACTCCTAGCCACACAGCTTGTCTACCTCAAGCTGATATTTTTTGTTCACGATCGCAGGAAAATGAAGCCAGTCCAGTTCGTTGCCGCGGTGAGCCAGAACTGGACTTTCCATGGCCCTGGAGCCAGTGGGCAAGCAGCAGCTAATTGGCTGGCTGGATTTGGAAGAGGTCCCACACCACCGACCTTGCTGGGAATCAGGCAAAATGCAAACACCACAGGCAGGAGAAGGCTACTGGTCTTAGATGAGTTCAAAATGGAAAAGCGAATCAGCAGAATGTTTTACATTATGACATTCCTCTTTTTGACCTTGTGGGGTCCCTATTTGGTAGCCTGTTATTGGAGAGTTTTTGCAAGAGGGCCTGTTGTACCAGGGGGATTTCTAACAGCCGCTGTCTGGATGAGTTTTGCCCAGGCTGGAATCAATCCTTTTGTCTGCATTTTCTCCAACAGGGAGCTGAGGCGCTGTTTCAGTACAACCCTTCTTTACTGCAGAAAATCCAGGTTACCAAGGGAACCTTACTGTGTTATATGA